In Longimicrobiaceae bacterium, the genomic stretch GGACCGAACCCCGTCGCCGGCTGGTCGAGGCGGACCACAAGGTGCCACATCCAAGGCGGCCGAGCAACAGGGGAGATCGGTAGCGGGCCCAGCGGAGTGCCATGCCGGGCTTTTCTTCGTGAGCCGCGGCGCGAGGACGGGCGGCGTCGGCCCTCGCACCGTCGTTCCCGATGGCGGTCTGCGGACGCAGCGAGGGGCGCACGGCAGGCCGGGCGCCCCTCTGCCTCACGGGGATGGAGGGCGACGCGGGGCGTCAGACCTCCATCACCTCGGCTTCCTTGTGCTTCAGCAGCTCCTCGACCTTGGCGATGTACTGGTCGGTGATCTTCTGCACCTCGCCCTGCTCGCGGCGGATGTCGTCCTCGGACAGGCCTTCCTTCTTCTGGCGGGCCTTCACGTCGTCGTTGGCGTCCTTGCGCGCGCTGCGGATGGCCACGCGCGCCTCTTCCGTGAACTTGTGCAGCTGCTTGACGAACTCCTTACGCCGCTCCTCCGTCAGCGGCGGGAGCGGGAGGCGGATCACGCTGCCGTCGTTGCCGGGGTTCACGCCCAGGTCCGACATGTGGATCGCCTTCTCGATCGCCGAGAGCATCTTCTTGTCCCACGGCTGGATCATCAGCATGCGCGGCTCCGGGGCGCTCACCGTGCCCACCTGGTTGAGCGGCACCATCGAGCCGTACGCGTCCACGCGGATGTTGTCCAGCAGCGCGGGCGACGCCTTGCCGGTGCGCACGGCCGCGAAGTCGCGGCGCAGCGCCTCGATGGCGCCGTCCATGCGCTGGCGAGCCTTGTCCTTTGACATTGCGACTCCGTTGGGAAGGGCGGGAAAGCTCAGGAGTGGACCAGCGTCCCCAGCCGCTCGCCGCGGACCACCTTCGCCACGGCACGGGGGATGTCGGTGTTGAGGACCACGATGGGGATCCCGTTGTCCTTGCAGAGCGAGATGGCCGCCGCGTCCATCA encodes the following:
- the frr gene encoding ribosome recycling factor translates to MSKDKARQRMDGAIEALRRDFAAVRTGKASPALLDNIRVDAYGSMVPLNQVGTVSAPEPRMLMIQPWDKKMLSAIEKAIHMSDLGVNPGNDGSVIRLPLPPLTEERRKEFVKQLHKFTEEARVAIRSARKDANDDVKARQKKEGLSEDDIRREQGEVQKITDQYIAKVEELLKHKEAEVMEV